In bacterium, the sequence ATGAGACATGGCTGCGTGAGGTGAAGGCCGAGGGCCAACCTGTGGTTGGCCCTCGGCCTGAACCAATCACCATGGGGACCGCATCAGGTGATAGGGCCCTCTGTGCGACGGCGGCCGTGAGGCCGCCTAGTTAGGGCCCTGAATGTCTTGGAGAGGGCTTTCTTTGGGCACCTTTCTTTCGCCCGTGAAAGAAAGGTGCAAGCGCGCGGCGCTGGCGCCGCAAGATCCGGCGTCGCCACGCGTGGCGCGGCCGCTCAAGCAGCAACCCCGGCAGGGGGAGGAAGCGAGGACAAGATGGCGTCCAAAACGATCCGCGTCGGCGATCTCACCATTTGCCGCGGCGGCCCCCTGGCCCTCATCGCCGGCCCCTGCGTCATCGAGAGCCGGGATGTCTGCCTGCAGGTGGCCGAGCATTGCCGCCGCCTGGCCGAAGCGCTGGGCCTGCCCCTCATCTTCAAGAGCAGCTACCTCAAGGACAACCGCTCCACCATCGCCAGCTACCAGGGACCGGGCCTGGAGGAGGGCCTCAAGGTCCTGCAGGAGGTGCGCGAGAGCTTCGGCATCCCCGTCCTCTCCGACGTCCACACCCCCGAGGAGTGCGCCCCCGCCGCCGAGGTGCTGGACGTGCTGCAGATCCCGGCCTACCTCTCCATGCAGAGCCAGCTGGTCATCGCCGCGGCGCGCACGGGCAAGGCGGTCAACGTGAAAAAAGGCCAGTTCCTGCACCCGCTGGACATGAGGAACGTGGTGGGCAAGATCGAGGCCTGCGGCAACACGAACATCCTGCTCACCGAACGCGGCACCTGCCTGGGCTACCACAACCTGGTGGCCGACATGCGCAGCCTGCCCATGATGCGCAGCCTGGGCTACCCGGTCGTGTTCGACCCCACCCACACCGTGCGCAAGTACGGCGTCTCCAGCGCGGACCCGGCCGGGGGCGAGCCCCAGTACATTCCGCACCTGACCCGGGCCGGGGTGGCGGCGGGCGTGGACGTGCTTTTCATCGAGACCCATCCCGATCCGCCCAGCGCCCTGTGCGACGCCGCCTCCATGCTGCCCATGTCCCGCCTGCGGGCCCTGCTCGAGGACTGCGTGCGCATCCACGAGATCGCCCGCGCCGCCGACGACCGCCCCTTCGACAGTTGCGGAGGCGCCGCGTGATCATCCTGCCCGAGGAGGAGTTCGCCCGGCGGGCGCGGGCCTGCCGCCTGCTGCTGCTGGACGTGGACGGCGTCCTCACCGACGGGCGGATCATCCTGGGGGAGACGGAGGAGTACAAGGCCTTCCATGCCCAGGACGGCTTGGGCGTGACCCTGGCCCGCGCCGCCGGCCTCCAGGTGGCGATCATCACCGGGCGCGCCTCGGCGGCGGTGGCCCGCCGCAGCCGGGAATTGCATCTGGACCACGTCCTGCAGGCCCGCCCGGACAAGGCGGCGGCCCTGGCCGACTTGTGCGGCGCGACGGGCTTGCGGCCCGATCAGGTGGCGGCCATGGGCGACGACTGGATCGACCTGCCCCTCCTCGCGGCGGCGGGTCTGGCCGCCTGTCCCGCCGACGCCCGGCCGGAAGTGAGGGAGCGCTGCCATTACATTTCACCCTGCCCGGGCGGCCGGGGCGCCGTGCGGGATTGGGTGGAGCGCCTGCTCCAGGCGCGGGGCCAGCTGGAGAGCCTGCTGGAGCGCTACCTTCAAGGCAAGGGACCGGCCGCCTCGGCCGGCCAGTAGGGGAAGGCCATGGAACGCCGGGAAGAGCTGGAGATCCTGCGCCAGGTGGTGGCCATCGAACGCGGGGCGCTGGAGAGCCTGGAGGCGAGGATGGACGAGTCCTTCCTCCGGGCGGTGGATCTCATCCTGGAGACGAGCGGCGGCACGGCCGAACGCGGCGGCCGCCTCATCGTGTGCGGGCTGGGCAAGTCCGGTTTCGTCGCGCGCAAGATCGCCGCCACCATGACTTCGACCGGCACGCCGGCCTTCTTCGTCCACCCCATCGAGGGAGCGCACGGGGATTTCGGGCTGATCCAGCCGGGCGACTGCGCCCTCGTCATCTCCAAATCGGGCGCCGGCGACGAGCTGACCATCCTCCTGCCCTTCCTCAAAAGGCGGGGCGTGCCTGTCATCGCCATCACCCACGACCTGACCAGCCCCCTGGCCCGTCACGCCGACATCCTGCTGGACGCCTCCATCGAGCAGGAGGCCTGTCCCAACGGCGTGGCGCCCACCACCAGCAGCACGCTGGCCCTCGTCATCGGCGACGCCCTGGCCGTGGCCCTCATGCGCCGCCGCGGCTTCACCAAGGAGGACTTCGCCTTCTTCCATCCGGCCGGCGCCCTGGGCCGCCAGCTGCTGCTCACGGTGGCCGACGCCCTGCCCGCCGAGCGGGGACTGCCCCGCGTCACGCCGGACACGACCCTGCCCGAGGTGATCGTCAGCATCAGCGGCAGCCGTTGCGGCGCCACGGCTGTCATTGAGGACGAGAGGCTGGCCGGCCTCATCACGGACGGCGACCTGCGCCGCCACATGTTGCAGGCCGGGGAGTTGCGTCGCTTGACGGCCCGCGACCTGATGACGCCCCGCCCCAAGACCATCGACGGCGTCCGCCTCGCGGTCGAGGCCCTGCGCCTGCTCAACCAGCACAAGATCCAGCAGCTGGTCGTGCTGGACGAGGGGGGCCGGCCGGCGGGCATCCTGCACCTGCACGATTTGCTGGCTTTGGGCATCCGATGAGGCGAGGCGGCAAGGGGGGAGCGCGGGCCCTGCCCGTTCTGGCGCTGCTGGCGCTGGCCGCCTGCAGCCGGCTGGAGGAGTCGGCCCCCCGGGCCGTCCGTCCCGACCAGCCCGAGCAGCTCTTCCTCGACGCCCGGGTGGAATTCCTGGAAGGGGGAATGGTGCGCGGCGAGGCCATGGCCCGGCGCATGGATCAGCACCGCCGCTCCAGCCTGGTGCGCATGGTGGATTCCGTCGAGGTGGTGAGCTGGGACAGCCTGGGCCGCGCCGAGAGCCTGACTCTTTGCGACACCCTGCACTACCGGCGCGACCGCCAGGACATCACGGCGCTGGGCAACGTGCGCATGCTGGCCGCCTCGGATCCCCAGGGCCGGCGTCTGGACCTGGAGCCCGGCACGGACCTGGCCGCCCTGCGCCGCCGCCCGCCCTTCCTCCTGCGCACCCGGCGCCTGGACTGGGTGCAGCGCATCCAAAAAATCCAGAGCGAGGAGTCGGTCGTCTTCGTCACGCCTTATGACACCCTGCACGGAGTGGGCTTCCGCAGCGACCGCAATCTGCGCAACTGGGAGATCGGAGAGCCGGTGGGGGTCACGCACCGCGCCACGGGCGACGGGCGCCGGCGTGCCTCATCCCCGGCGGCGCCACAGGTCATGGCCCCGCCATCCGTGGCGCCGACGGCCGACCAGGACGCACGATGAGGCCGCGCCTCCCCATCGGCCTGCTGTTGGTCCTCCTCGTGGTGGGGCAGGCGCTGGCCGTGGACTTCCTGGGAAGCGGCGCGGCCTATTCCCCCAACCGGACAGATCCCCCCGCGCCGCCCACGGGACCGCCCGCCCCGCCCCTCTTCGAGGAGCCCAGGATGGGCGATCCGGTGGTCCTCGAGCGGGCCGACGTGATGCGCACCATCGACCTGGGGGGCCGCATCGTGCGCGAGCTGCAGGGCAACGTGCGCGTCCTGCACCGCGGCCGCGTCTTCGACTTCCAGCTGGGCCGCTACGACCGGGAGGCCGGCCTGCTCACCTGCACGGGCCAGGTGCGCGTCACCGAGGGGGAGCGGGTCCTCACGGCGGACGAGGTCAGCTATGACGAACTGCGTGAGACGGTGCGGGCCCGGGGCAACGTTCACAGCTGGGGGGACAGCCTGGAGGCCTGGGCGGACAAAGGCTTCTGGTACAACGGGTTGGAGCAGGGCGAGTTGCAAGTGCAGGCCCGCCTGCTGGATCTGAGGCGCAAGGTGGAGCTGCGCGCCGGCCAGGTGGAGGCCGACCACAGGCAGGGCGTCTACACCGCCACCCGCGCGCCGGAGCTCACCCTGCAGGAGGAGCCGCCCACCACCCTGCATGCCCGCCATATCCAATGGCGGCGCAGCGACAGCCTGGCCATCGCCCGCCGCGAGGTGCGCCTGACCCGGGAGGACTTCGAGGCGAAGTGCGACAGCCTGATCTGGCACGAGAACCAGGACCGCATGGAATTCCTTTTGTCGCCCGTGCTGATCCGGGAGCGCCAGAAGGTGGTGGGGGAGCGCATCGAGGCCCTGCTGCGGGACGGCCGCCAGCTGGACTCCCTCTGGGTGCAGGGGCGGGCCCGCATGGAGAGCCCGGCGGACAGCGTCTCCAGCCTTCTCTTCGATGTGCTGGAGGGGCGGCGGATGGAGTTCGCCTTCGTGGACGAGCAATTGGTCTCCGTCTACGTGGAGGGGCAGGCCCGCAGTGTGATCTTCCACATGGACGAACGCGGCCGCCCCGGCATGAATGTGGCCGATGCGGCGCGCATGTGGTTCCGCCTCAAGGATCAGGCCCTGGAGACGGTCCAGATGAGCGGCGGCATGGAGGCGCGCTGGGTGCCGCTGAAGGAGCCACCGCGGCAGACGCCGGAGGCCGGCGGGAGGGCGACCGGGCGGATGGATTCACCCCCTCCGGAAGAGGAGGCTGGGAGTGGGAGCAGGAGTAGCCCATGACGATGTCCGCATGAGCGAGCGTCTTTTCCGCAGCGAAGCCCTGGTCAAGCGCTATGGGCGGAGGACGGTGGTGGACGGCGTCTCCATCGAGGTGCGCACCGGGGAGATCGTCGGCCTGCTGGGGCCCAACGGCGCGGGCAAGACCACCACCTTCTACATGATGACAGGGATGATCCGCCCCAGCCAGGGAAGGATCCACCTGGACGACAAGGATGTCACCCACATGCCCATGTTCCGCCGGGCGCGGGCGGGGGTGGGCTACCTGGCGCAGGAGGCCAGCATCTTCCGCAAGCTCTCGGTGGAGGACAATGTGATGGCCATCCTCGAGACGATGCCCCTGACCCGCACCCAGCGCCGGCAGCGGCTGGAGGAGTTGCTGGGCGACCTGCGCGTCTCCCACCTCAAGCGCAACAAAGCCTATACCCTGTCCGGCGGCGAGCGCCGCCGCGTGGAGATCGCCCGCGCCCTTGCCTCCAATCCGGGCTTCATGCTGCTGGACGAGCCCTTCGCCGGGGTGGATCCCATCGCGGTGGGGGATATCCAGAGTATCGTGGCGGAGCTGAAGGCGCGCAAGATCGGGGTGCTGATCACCGATCATAACGTGCACGAGACCCTGTCCATCACCGACCGGGCCTATCTTCTCTTTGAGGGCCGCATCCTGAAATCTGGCACGGCCGAGGAGCTGGCGGCGGATGAGCAGGTGCGGCGGGTCTATCTGGGTGACAATTTTCGGCTCAATCGATAGGTTGGGCAGCCGATGAGACATATTGCAAAGGACGGGCCTGTTCTGCGGCATCAGGTTGATCGGATGGGAGTCGATATCGATATCGATCGAGTTAAATCAGACCTTATGATGGAAAAGGATCCTTGCCCATGATGTACCTCCGCCAGGAAGTGAGTATGCGCCAGGACATGGTGCAGACTCCACAGCAAATCCTGCGCAGCGAGTTGTTGCAGCTGCCGGTGATGCTCCTGGAGGCCCGCCTCAAGCTGGAGGTGGAGGAAAACCCCGCCCTCGAGTTCGCCGAGGCCGAGCTGGGCGTGGAGGAGCTGAGCGAGCCGGGCCAGGAGGACGAGGAGGATAGCGACGACCGCGCCAAGGACGAAGTGGAGATGGACGAGGCGCTGGACGACGAGGACAACTGGGACGAATTCGTCAACGAGGACAACCTGACCCCCTACGGCGGTGAGGCCGCCACCCAATCCACCCAGGAGCTGCTGGACATCCCCCGCCCCCAGATCCAGACCCTGCAGGAGCGCCTGGCCGACCAGATGCAGATGGATCCCGCCCTTGACTACGAGGACCAGCGCGTCGGCCTGGAGATCATCGGCAACATGGGGGACTCGGGCTACCTGGAATGCGGCACGGACTACCTGGCCCTGCTGCTGGAGATGCCGGAGGAGCGCGTCGAGCGGGTGCTCCGCCACATCCAGCGCTACGATCCGGTGGGCATCTGCGCCCGGGACCTGCGCGAATGCCTGCTCGTCCAGCTGGAGATGCTGGCCGAGGGCGGGCACGCCAATGACATCGCCCTGCGCATCGTGCGCGACCATTTCGAGGAGTTCGGCGCCAAGCGCTTCGAGAACCTGGCCCGCCTGCTGGCGGTGGGGTTGGAGGAGATCCGCGCCGCCTTCCAGTTCATCGGACGCCTCAACCCCAAGCCGGGGCAGGGCGAGCTGAAGGAGAAAGAGAACTACATCATCCCCGACCTGGTGGTGGAGCGCGTGGAGAGCGAGCGCGACGACGGCGGCCGGGACGAGGATTTCGTGGTCAGCCTGGTGGACGGCAGCCTGCCCACGGTGCGCATCAGCCGCGCCTACGAGGAATTGATCCGCTCCCGCAAGAAAATGGACAAGAGCGTGCGGGACTTCGTGGTGCGCAAGGTGGAGAGCGCCCGTTGGTTCCTCTCCGCCATCCAGCAGCGCCGGGAGACGATGCTGCGCGTCACGCGCTCCATCGTCAAGCTGCAGATCGACTTCTTCCGCTTCGGCAAGGATCACATCCGTCCCATGATCCTGCGCGACGTGGCGGAGGACATCGAGATGGACATCTCGACGGTGAGCCGGGTCACCAACCGCAAGTACGTGCAGACCGAGTGGGGCGTCTTCGAGCTGAAGTACTTCTTCAGCGAGCGCCTGGCCACCGACTCGGGCGAGGATGTCTCCACCAAGATCATCCGCGACCGCCTGGCGGCCATCATCGAGGGGGAGGACAAGCACAAGCCCCTCTCCGACCAGACCATCGCCAACCTGCTCAAGAAGGAAGGCTACCACGTGGCGCGGCGCACCGTGCAGAAGTACCGCGAACAGCTGCGCATCCCGGTCAAGCGTCTGCGCCGGGAAATCTGACCCCCTTTCCATCCCCTTGGCAAGCGAGAGCAGGGCGGGCCATCCGCTCCCCCGCGCCATGGCCGCGCCGCCGCGGGCCGGGCCGCATTGGGAATGCCGCGGCGCTGCCCTACCTTTCCGCCAGACCGGAGCGGGCTCCGGAAGAGGCGACAGCCGGCACCCGGGCCGGCTGTTTCAGTAAGACTGGCAAGGAGATCACTCTTCCATGAGGGAAGGACCGGTCGTCACCCGCATCGCCCCGTCCCCCACCGGCGACCCCCACATCGGCACGGTCTACATGGCCCTTTTCAACCTGGCCTTCGCCCGGCGCCACGGGGGGCGCTTCATCCTGCGCATCGAGGACACGGACCAGGGTCGTTCCACCGCCGCGAGCGAGGCGGCCATCTTCGCCGCCCTGCGCTGGGCAGGCCTCGCCTGGGACGAGGGTCCGGACGTGGGCGGGCCGCACGGCCCCTACCGGCAGAGCGAGCGCCTGTCCATCTACGAGGAGCACCTGCGGCGCCTGCTCGAGGCGGGGCGGGCCTATCCCTGCTTCTGCGACGCGGCGCGGCTGAAGGAGCTGCGCGCGGGGCAGCTGGCGCGCAAGGAGGATCCCCGCTACGACGGCCGCTGCCTGGGCCTGGACCGTGGCGACGCGATGCATCGCGTCACTACGGGCGAGCCCCACGTCATCCGGCTGGCCGTGCCCGACGAGGGCGAGTGCGTGGTGCCCGACCGCCTGCGGGGCGAGATCCGCATCGCCTGGAACACGGTGGACCACCAGGTGCTGCGCAAGACGGATGGATTCCCCACCTATCATCTGGCCAACGTGGTGGACGACCGCCTGATGGGAGTCACCCACGTCATCCGCGGCGAGGAGTGGATCTCCAGCCTGCCCAAGCACGTCCTGCTCTACGAGGGCCTGGGCTGGGAATGCCCCGAGTTCATCCACTTGCCCCTCTTGCGCAATCCCGACAAGAGCAAGCTGAGCAAGCGCAAGAATCCCACCAGCGTCACCTGGTACCGGGAGGCGGGCTATCTGCCGGAGGCCGTGCTCAACTATCTGGGCATGATGGGCTACACCCTGCCCGATGGCCGCGAGATGTTCAGCCTGGACGAGTTCATCGCCTCCTTCGAGATCGACCGCGTGGTGCTGGGCGGCCCCGTCTTCGACCTGGCCAAGCTGAACTGGCTCAATGGCCGCTACCTGCGGGAGACCCTCACGCCGGCGGAAATCCTGGCGCGCCTGCGCGACTGGCGCCTCAACGACGACCTGCTGCTGCGGGCCCTGCCCCTGGCCCAGAAGCGCCTCACCACCCTGGCCGACTTCGTGCCCATGATCGCCTTCCTGCTGCGCGGAGCGCTGGAATACGACACGGGGGAGCTGGCCGGCCCCGACGGCCCGCGCACGGCCCGCTGGCTGCGCATCGCCCTGTGGGAGATGGAGCGGCTCCGTCCCTTCAGCGCCGCAACCGTGCGCGATCTCTTCGAGCGCATGGTGGAGAAGGAGGAGGTCGCCCTGCGCGACCTGCTGGCGCCCTTTTTCGTGGCCGTGACGGGGGCCCGGGTCAGCCTGCCCCTCTTCGACAGTTGCGAACTGCTGGGACCCGACCTGACCCGCCGCCGCGTGCACGAGGCGCTGGAGCGCCTGGCCACCGCCGGCCACGAACTCAAGGGCAAGGCGCTCAAGGCCCTGGAAGACGATTACCGACGCCGCTACGTGGAGACCCGTTGACATGGACCCAAGCACCCCGACCGCCGGCCGCGACTTCATCCGCCAGATCATCGACGCCGACCTGGCCAGCGGCAAGCATCTCAACGTGGTGACGCGCTTTCCACCCGAACCCAACGGCTACCTGCACATCGGCCACGCCAAGGCGATCTGCCTCAACTTCGGCCTGGCCGCCGAGTACGGGCAGCGGGTGCCGGCCCGCTGCCACCTGCGCTTCGACGACACCAACCCGGAGAAAGAGGAGCAGGAGTACATCGACGCCATCGAGGCGGATGTGCGCTGGCTGGGCTTCGACTGGGGCGGCCACCTCTACCACGCCTCCGACTACTTCCAGCAGCTCTATGACTTCAGCGAGGAGTTGATCGGCAAGGGATTGGCCTACGTGGACGACCAGAGCGCCGAGCAGATCCGCGCCACGCGCGGCACCTTGACCGAGCCGGGGGTGGACAGTCCCTGGCGGGGCCGCTCCGTGGAGGAGAATCTCGACCTCTTCCGCCGCATGCGGGCCGGCGAGTTCCCCGACGGCAGCCGCGTGCTGCGCGCGAGGGTCGACATGGCCAGTCCCAACCTCAACCTGCGCGATCCAGCCCTCTGGCGCATCCGCCGCGCCCCGCACCCCCGCACGGGCGAGGCCTGGCTGATCTACCC encodes:
- the kdsA gene encoding 3-deoxy-8-phosphooctulonate synthase; its protein translation is MASKTIRVGDLTICRGGPLALIAGPCVIESRDVCLQVAEHCRRLAEALGLPLIFKSSYLKDNRSTIASYQGPGLEEGLKVLQEVRESFGIPVLSDVHTPEECAPAAEVLDVLQIPAYLSMQSQLVIAAARTGKAVNVKKGQFLHPLDMRNVVGKIEACGNTNILLTERGTCLGYHNLVADMRSLPMMRSLGYPVVFDPTHTVRKYGVSSADPAGGEPQYIPHLTRAGVAAGVDVLFIETHPDPPSALCDAASMLPMSRLRALLEDCVRIHEIARAADDRPFDSCGGAA
- a CDS encoding HAD hydrolase family protein encodes the protein MLPEEEFARRARACRLLLLDVDGVLTDGRIILGETEEYKAFHAQDGLGVTLARAAGLQVAIITGRASAAVARRSRELHLDHVLQARPDKAAALADLCGATGLRPDQVAAMGDDWIDLPLLAAAGLAACPADARPEVRERCHYISPCPGGRGAVRDWVERLLQARGQLESLLERYLQGKGPAASAGQ
- a CDS encoding KpsF/GutQ family sugar-phosphate isomerase, with translation MERREELEILRQVVAIERGALESLEARMDESFLRAVDLILETSGGTAERGGRLIVCGLGKSGFVARKIAATMTSTGTPAFFVHPIEGAHGDFGLIQPGDCALVISKSGAGDELTILLPFLKRRGVPVIAITHDLTSPLARHADILLDASIEQEACPNGVAPTTSSTLALVIGDALAVALMRRRGFTKEDFAFFHPAGALGRQLLLTVADALPAERGLPRVTPDTTLPEVIVSISGSRCGATAVIEDERLAGLITDGDLRRHMLQAGELRRLTARDLMTPRPKTIDGVRLAVEALRLLNQHKIQQLVVLDEGGRPAGILHLHDLLALGIR
- the lptB gene encoding LPS export ABC transporter ATP-binding protein, whose protein sequence is MSERLFRSEALVKRYGRRTVVDGVSIEVRTGEIVGLLGPNGAGKTTTFYMMTGMIRPSQGRIHLDDKDVTHMPMFRRARAGVGYLAQEASIFRKLSVEDNVMAILETMPLTRTQRRQRLEELLGDLRVSHLKRNKAYTLSGGERRRVEIARALASNPGFMLLDEPFAGVDPIAVGDIQSIVAELKARKIGVLITDHNVHETLSITDRAYLLFEGRILKSGTAEELAADEQVRRVYLGDNFRLNR
- the rpoN gene encoding RNA polymerase factor sigma-54, which encodes MMYLRQEVSMRQDMVQTPQQILRSELLQLPVMLLEARLKLEVEENPALEFAEAELGVEELSEPGQEDEEDSDDRAKDEVEMDEALDDEDNWDEFVNEDNLTPYGGEAATQSTQELLDIPRPQIQTLQERLADQMQMDPALDYEDQRVGLEIIGNMGDSGYLECGTDYLALLLEMPEERVERVLRHIQRYDPVGICARDLRECLLVQLEMLAEGGHANDIALRIVRDHFEEFGAKRFENLARLLAVGLEEIRAAFQFIGRLNPKPGQGELKEKENYIIPDLVVERVESERDDGGRDEDFVVSLVDGSLPTVRISRAYEELIRSRKKMDKSVRDFVVRKVESARWFLSAIQQRRETMLRVTRSIVKLQIDFFRFGKDHIRPMILRDVAEDIEMDISTVSRVTNRKYVQTEWGVFELKYFFSERLATDSGEDVSTKIIRDRLAAIIEGEDKHKPLSDQTIANLLKKEGYHVARRTVQKYREQLRIPVKRLRREI
- the gltX gene encoding glutamate--tRNA ligase, which gives rise to MREGPVVTRIAPSPTGDPHIGTVYMALFNLAFARRHGGRFILRIEDTDQGRSTAASEAAIFAALRWAGLAWDEGPDVGGPHGPYRQSERLSIYEEHLRRLLEAGRAYPCFCDAARLKELRAGQLARKEDPRYDGRCLGLDRGDAMHRVTTGEPHVIRLAVPDEGECVVPDRLRGEIRIAWNTVDHQVLRKTDGFPTYHLANVVDDRLMGVTHVIRGEEWISSLPKHVLLYEGLGWECPEFIHLPLLRNPDKSKLSKRKNPTSVTWYREAGYLPEAVLNYLGMMGYTLPDGREMFSLDEFIASFEIDRVVLGGPVFDLAKLNWLNGRYLRETLTPAEILARLRDWRLNDDLLLRALPLAQKRLTTLADFVPMIAFLLRGALEYDTGELAGPDGPRTARWLRIALWEMERLRPFSAATVRDLFERMVEKEEVALRDLLAPFFVAVTGARVSLPLFDSCELLGPDLTRRRVHEALERLATAGHELKGKALKALEDDYRRRYVETR